One part of the Ziziphus jujuba cultivar Dongzao chromosome 2, ASM3175591v1 genome encodes these proteins:
- the LOC125422437 gene encoding phenylacetaldehyde oxime monooxygenase CYP71AN24 — protein sequence MALLPQLNQLWQLDELNLRTLFHPLLLSVFFLSILFLFKHRRSSSSSGKVLNLPPSPPKFPIIGNIHQLGSLPHRSLRALSQKHGYDLMLLQLGQAPTLVISSAEMVKEILKSHDIVFSNRPKTTAADILLYGCKDVGFAPYGEYWRQVRKISVLELLSVKRVNQFQFVRDQEVELLVGRIRKASQSGSSINISELLIGISNNIVARCVLGQSVVDENGKSRFGEVARKLMVQMTEFCIADFFPSLRWIDALRGFIGRLKETFAEMDAFYDEVIEERKAALGKDSGSSDAKDFIDILLQLQKDEMLGFELAQSDIKGILMDMFLGGSDTTSTALEWMMSELMRNPEVMKKAQEEVRRVVGKKPMIDLDDINQMEYLKCVVKENLRLHPPVPLLAPRETTKDIEMGGYHIREKTRVFINAWAIQRDPRMWLDRPEEFVPERFMNSNVEFKGQDLQLIPFGFGRRGCPGVAFGVCSTEFVIANLLYWFDWKLPGDQLGKDLDMSEVYGLTVPKKVRLHVVPIPYFPAA from the exons ATGGCTTTATTACCACAACTGAACCAGTTATGGCAATTAGATGAGCTAAACTTGAGAACGCTTTTTCATCCCTTGcttctctctgttttcttccTTTCAATTCTATTTCTCTTTAAACACAgaagatcatcatcatcaagtgGGAAAGTACTAAACTTGCCTCCTTCACCACCAAAGTTTCCAATAATCGGAAACATCCACCAACTGGGTTCACTCCCACATCGCTCTCTTAGAGCACTTTCACAAAAACATGGCTATGATCTCATGCTTTTGCAGTTGGGTCAAGCTCCAACGCTTGTGATTTCATCAGCAGAGATGGTGAAAGAGATCTTGAAGTCACACGACATCGTCTTCTCCAACCGTCCCAAAACCACCGCTGCTGATATCTTACTCTATGGTTGCAAAGACGTCGGATTCGCTCCTTACGGCGAGTATTGGAGACAGGTTCGCAAGATCAGTGTTCTTGAGCTTCTGAGCGTGAAAAGAGTGAATCAGTTTCAGTTTGTGAGGGACCAAGAGGTTGAACTTTTGGTCGGTAGGATAAGAAAAGCTAGCCAAAGTGGAAGTTCTATAAATATAAGCGAGTTGCTGATTGGAATCTCCAACAATATAGTGGCTAGATGTGTTCTTGGACAGTCTGTTGTGGATGAAAATGGTAAGAGCAGGTTCGGAGAGGTAGCGAGGAAGCTTATGGTTCAGATGACCGAATTCTGTATCGCGGATTTCTTCCCTAGTTTGAGATGGATTGATGCTCTTAGAGGCTTTATTGGACGCTTGAAAGAAACTTTTGCGGAAATGGATGCTTTCTATGATGAGGTTATCGAAGAACGCAAAGCAGCACTTGGGAAGGATTCCGGATCTTCTGATGCAAAAGACTTCATCGATattctcctccaactccaaaaGGATGAGATGCTTGGATTTGAGCTCGCTCAAAGCGACATCAAAGGAATTCTAATG GACATGTTTTTGGGTGGAAGCGATACGACTTCGACAGCACTGGAATGGATGATGTCCGAGCTAATGAGAAATCCAGAAGTGATGAAAAAAGCTCAAGAAGAGGTTAGAAGAGTGGTGGGGAAAAAGCCCATGATTGATTTGGATGACATAAACCAAATGGAGTACTTGAAATGTGTTGTGAAAGAAAATCTAAGATTGCATCCTCCAGTTCCTCTTCTAGCTCCTCGAGAAACAACGAAAGACATCGAAATGGGAGGCTACCATATTCGCGAAAAAACAAGGGTGTTCATCAATGCTTGGGCAATCCAAAGGGATCCAAGAATGTGGTTGGACAGGCCAGAGGAGTTTGTACCTGAGAGGTTTATGAATTCTAATGTTGAATTTAAAGGTCAAGATCTTCAACTTATTCCATTTGGGTTTGGAAGAAGAGGATGTCCTGGAGTGGCATTTGGGGTTTGTTCCACTGAATTTGTGATTGCAAACCTTCTGTATTGGTTTGACTGGAAGCTTCCAGGTGACCAGTTGGGGAAGGATTTGGATATGAGTGAAGTTTATGGACTCACTGTTCCCAAGAAAGTTCGTCTTCATGTTGTTCCAATTCCCTACTTTCCAGCTGCTTGA